CCTGTTGCTGATTCCTATGCTTTATGCTGTATATATTAATCCCTTTTTTAATATCTTTTCAGGCAAATTCCTTCTTTCTTGAGGCTTTTATTGTTGGCTTTGTGGGAAAGCGGCGAGCGAAAAAGGGATTGGAAGGGAAGGGAAGGGAAGGGAAGGGAAAAGGTACGCGTAATTTTGTGGTTCATTATTCCCTTGCTGGGAAAGAATTCTAAAGAAATGTTTGCGGGTGTAAATTGTGGGTTGTTTCTTTTGTGACAGGGATGGCGGgctttttctttctcttttttgaTGAGTTTTTAGTTGGTTTTGCGCGTTGATTTTTGGAATGATTTGTTTATCGACTTCCTTTTGATTTGTTGAGGAAAAAAGGTATGGTTGTTGTTATGTTTCGACTTGTTCGAGTGCGTATTTTGATTGGTTCAGCAAAAGATGGCGAGGTTAAATACGGTGAATGCAAAGATTTTTTTATGGGATAAACAATTTCTTGCAATACAGATCAAACTCTTGATTTGGTGTTTATTGAAAGCCtgatataaaaatattctttttctttcattATATATACTTGTCTGAATCAAGTTTTTTTGAGATTATGTGAAgaagaatgaatttcaaatcatttcattTGGAGATTGTTGTGTAATTAGGAATGGGCATGTACTGTACTTTCTTGTTCGCTCTCTCTTTTAATTGCGATGTAGTTATGGgttgtgtgttttatttttcttgtgttttgctGATGAGTTTGTTGCAAGTATTGATATCCTTTATGGAACTTTTGTGTTCAGGATTCAGGATATTGgattttctattttctttcgCTATCAATTTTCATGGCTGTACAAAGAACTGATCCATTGCTAACTCCTAAAAAGAATGAAGTGGTAACTCCTAAAAAGAATGAAGTGGTTCCTCATTATCTCAGACCTTCCTCTGGTTCTTGCCACGATTTCTGTAAATACGGAAGAAAGCATGTCTTTGAAGAGAAGCCATGGAAATCTTCACGAAAAAGAACGGAAAAACTTTCACATAGTGAGCTTGCTCCTGTAGAGATCTTCGTTTCTGGCGAGCCAAAGAAGGAAAAGCTTTCGAAACACAAGCTGTCTGTAGGTAATAACAAGCATTCACTTAACCTGAAGCTTTCTCCTGGTATCAAATCCCTATCTCTAAAACCCAAGATATCCTTGGTTGCTAAAAGTCATTCCCCAAGTCGGCGAAATACTTCATCTGGTGATAACAAGAAGTTGccaaaatttaaatcttcaTCTGTTAGAAAATCCTTTTCACCTGACCCACCTGAAGTTATCAAGCGGTAAATATTACCTCCATCGAAACAAGTTGAAGTTCCAGTGCAAGATGGTTTTTTGACTGATACGAAATTATCAAGAACTAAGAAGAGGACAGATTATCAATCTGATAAGCTGTCCCCTTCTCTGAGGTCAAAACTAGTCAAGGTTGAGGTATCATTATCTTCTTTTGAGAATTCGGACGGAAAGGGGAGAAGGAATGGTGATGTCAAAACAGGCAGAAAGATGACAGATTCGAAAACTTCAGCTGAAAAGGCTTTAAAATCTACTGCTGCTCCTTTGCCCGCTAAAGTTACTCATACTAAGAAAGTGTCCATTATAACTAGAAAACCCCGAAGCTCAGAGTTGGTGTCTCCTGTGAAGGATCAGAATAGATTAGTCAGGGTTGAGACAAAGACATCTGACGATGAGAATGTGCCTGAGAAAACCTTGCATGTCATTGAAACAGGAACTCAGAGTGATTCCTTGGATTCCATCTCAGATGACAAATCTCGTGGAAAGTCTCCATCTTTGTTGTCTCATGAGAAACATGACGATGAGATTGATAACAAAGGTGGCGATGCAGCTGAACTTGTCACGTCTGACAACGTATCTCTGAAGGATGAAAAAGCGGAAGCTGTGACAGAAAATGGCAAGAAGACATTGATAAAGAGTAGGATGATACTTTCAGATGATAAAAATCGCTC
This sequence is a window from Primulina huaijiensis isolate GDHJ02 unplaced genomic scaffold, ASM1229523v2 scaffold40239, whole genome shotgun sequence. Protein-coding genes within it:
- the LOC140969117 gene encoding uncharacterized protein isoform X1; the encoded protein is MSSEQIPTCTFPCSSQHNQIRFVTDVCISRQLLGEHYVTSPSLSFLSTLHLGKAARYCPPDDMRTLSSLGQFLASVGAVKMTVSGRKQRSNSTTNSWQIPSFLRLLLLALWESGERKRDWKGREGKGREKDSGYWIFYFLSLSIFMAVQRTDPLLTPKKNEVVTPKKNEVVPHYLRPSSGSCHDFCKYGRKHVFEEKPWKSSRKRTEKLSHSELAPVEIFVSGEPKKEKLSKHKLSVGNNKHSLNLKLSPGIKSLSLKPKISLVAKSHSPSRRNTSSGDNKKLPKFKSSSVRKSFSPDPPEVIKR
- the LOC140969117 gene encoding uncharacterized protein isoform X3 translates to MRQIPSFLRLLLLALWESGERKRDWKGREGKGREKDSGYWIFYFLSLSIFMAVQRTDPLLTPKKNEVVTPKKNEVVPHYLRPSSGSCHDFCKYGRKHVFEEKPWKSSRKRTEKLSHSELAPVEIFVSGEPKKEKLSKHKLSVGNNKHSLNLKLSPGIKSLSLKPKISLVAKSHSPSRRNTSSGDNKKLPKFKSSSVRKSFSPDPPEVIKR
- the LOC140969117 gene encoding uncharacterized protein isoform X2 translates to MTDSKTSAEKALKSTAAPLPAKVTHTKKVSIITRKPRSSELVSPVKDQNRLVRVETKTSDDENVPEKTLHVIETGTQSDSLDSISDDKSRGKSPSLLSHEKHDDEIDNKGGDAAELVTSDNVSLKDEKAEAVTENGKKTLIKSRMILSDDKNRSPVKLKFRSGKVVDLMSDNNNPRRVKFRKRKVVGAANSTADVSSKNYTRTGDDGATDAKLSSDKVLLKHQDVQGKKDDQRLFNNVIEETASKLVKSRKSKVKALVGAFETVISLQEKTPLHPVS